Part of the Cupriavidus basilensis genome is shown below.
CCCAGCACCATGACCTGGCGCCACTTGCCGCGCATGTCCCAGCGCACGCGCATCATCGCCAGGCAGGCCAGGAGCGTCAGCGCCCCGATCAGTACCCGCAGAAAGGCGGCGGTCAGGGGACCAAGCACCGGCGCGCTGATCCGCAGGAACAGGAAACTGGCGCCCCAGATGGCGGCAAGGCTGAGCAGGCGAATCAGGTCGGTGGGTTTCATGGCGGGGAGGGGGAAGGAGACGAGACGAAACGAGGATGGCGTGCCCGGATTAAACCCCGGTGCCGGTGTGGCCGCAAGCTGGTTTCGGACATCTCCCTGCCCCGGATTACCGCCAATAAGTGAATTAACAGGCTTTTTTTAGCGGGATCGCCACGTTGACACCCTACTGAAGAGGGGACAGCTACATGAGTTGCGTGACAAGTCGTGTTTAGTTATTTTAAAATCTGATCTGCGCCAGAGTTAATTGACCCCTCCGACGCATTCCCGACAAGCCGCCACTCACGTGGCGGCTTCTTTTTTTTGCGGCGCACGGTTCACAACTATAAATCAACGTCAACCGCAATGGGAGATGACGCGTTTGCAGCGTCATGAAACGACAGTTCCTTGGCTTGCTAGCCCGCATTTACGTCCTCCAATTTGCCGTCGAGGTACCGGCCACCGTGGCCATGCTCGCCGAGATGCTGATGGAGTACGGCTTCCAGGTGGACATTGGCACCGTCCGTCCCTTGCTGCGCGCCTTGCAGATGGAAGGCTACATGGAAAGCGTCCTGCGTGACGGCATCGGGCGTGTCTACCTGATCACGGAACGTGGCCGGGAAGAACTGCGCAGCAGCCGCAGCCATGTGGACGATCTGTATCGCCGGCTGCACTCGCGCAGCGATCCCTCGGAAGCGTCCCACAGCTGACTGCCAGCACGGCGGCCAGGCTTGGCCGCTTTTTGCGCCGCGCCCCGACGGCGCTCGCACCAGGGCAGCGTGAGTCCACACTCACGCCATCGCCTCTCCTCACATTACCCCTGCATGCTGTCCACCAAAAACGCCCAAACGGGGACGTTTTGCCGCAACTCGTCATGCGACGAATAACGTACCCGTTTCTGCGTGGACCACCATGCTTTGCATCAATGAAAGCGCCCGGGCAAGCCGTACGCGCTAGATTGCGCACCACTTGCCCGGGCTAGCTGTCTGGCGCTGATCGCCAGCTTCTGCTTCTTTGCCTTCTGACTGATTTACTTCTTCTCGGCCTTGCCTTCGTAGCGCTTGCTCCACTCGGCAAGAATGCGGTCCCGGTTGGCGCTGGCCCACGTGAAGTCGTTCTTGATCAGGCGCTTCTCGTAGTCGGCCGGCAGCAGCGGATCCGGCTTGGCGATGCCAGGGATGGCCAGCACCGCGAAGTTCTTCTCGTACAGCGCCATGGCGTCGGACGAGGCGGAGAAGTCGGCCAGCTTGCGCGCCGCATCCGGGTTCTTGGTGCCCTTGATGATCGCGGTGGCCTCGATGTCCCAGCCCAGGCCTTCGGACGGCAGCACGATGTCGATGGGCGCACCTTCCTTCTTGGATTTCATCGCACGGTATTCAAACGCGATGCCGATCGGGAACTCGCCTTGCGCCGCCATCTTGCAAGGCTTGGAGCCGGAGTGCGTATACAGGCCGATGTTCTTGTGCAGGGCGTCCATGTAGGACCAGCCCTTTTGCTCGCCCATCATCTGCAGCCAGGCGCTCACATCCAGGTAGCCGGTACCCGACGACGCCGGATGCGGCATGACAATCTTGCCGGCGTATACCGGCTTGGTCAGGTCGGCCCACGACGTGGGCTTGGGCAAGCCCTGCTTTTGCGCCTCGATGGTGTTGAAGCAGATTGCCGCGCCCCATACGTCCATGCCAACCCATGCCGGCGGATTGGCGGCGCTGCGGTATTGCGCGTCCACCGCCGCCAGGTTCTTCGGCGCGTACGGCTGCAGCATGCCTTCCTTGTCGAGAATGGCGAGACTGGAGCCGGCCAGGCCCCACACCGCGTCGGCACGCGGCGCGGCCTTCTCGGCCAGCAGCTTGGCGGTCACGATGCCGGTGGAGTCGCGCACCCACTTGATCTCGATGTCCGGGTTGGCCTTCTCGAACGCGGCCTTGTAGGCGGCGATCTGGTCGGCCTCCAGCGCGGTGTACACCGTCAGCACGGTATTGGCATGGGCGGCGCCGGCCAGCAGCGCGAAGGCGGCCACGGCGGTGGCGGTGCGGAACAGGTGAGTCATGGTTTCTCCTTGTAAGGCGTGTCGTGAAATTCGGGTCGTGAAAGGCGTGTCGTGGCGCAGGCGCCGGTTTGCGACGGCGAATCAAGGCGCCGGCGCGCGCCAGGCTTGCGTGCGGCGCAGCCAGCCGCGCGCGGCGCCCATCAGCAGCAGGCAGGCCAGCGCCGAGGTCAGCAGGATCAGCGTGGACATGGCCGCGGCCGGCGCGGTGTCGCCGGCGTCATCCATGTTCAGCACCGAGATCGCGGCCAGCACGGTATCGGGGCTGTACAGGAAGATCACCGCGGATACCGTGGTCATGGCCGAGACGAACAGGTAGCGGAAGATATCGATCAACGCGGGCAGGCAGATCGGCACCGTCACCCGCCAGCAGGTGATCAGCGGCGCCACGCCCAGCGACAGCGCGGCGGCCTCGAACTCGGCATCGAGCTGGCGCAGCGCGGCGGCGGCGGTGAGGTGGCCGGTGGTGTAGAAGTGGGCCACATTGCAGATCACCAGCAGCGTCATGGTGCCGTAGAGCGCGTGCAGCGGATTGGACGGCGCGTTGAAGAAGAACACATAGCCCAGCCCGAGCACCAGGCCGGGCACCGCCATCGGCAACACAAAGCCGGCACGCAGTACGCCATGCAGCCATGCCGGCCCGCGCGTGCGCTCGGTCAGCCACGCGCCGAAGAAGATCGCCAGCGTGCCGGCCAGTGCGCTCAGCGCGGCCAGGCGCAAGCTGTTGCGATAGGCCAGCCAGCCGCCACCATCCATATTGTCGAAGTCGTAATGCGCCAGCGTGAGCTGCAGGTTGTATGGCCACAGCTTGACCAGCGAAGCACCCACCGCCGCCGCCAGCATGGTCAGCAAGGCGGCGCCGATCACCATCACCACCAGCGTGCAGCACGTGTCGCGCAGCCCGTCGCGGCTGGGCACATAGACCTGGGCACGGCTCGACATCTGCGCGCGTTGCCGGCGCTGCATGGCGATGTCCACGCCGAACGTCAGCAGCGCCGGCAACAACAGCAGCATGCCGATCAGCGCGCCGCGCGCGAACTGCTGTTGCCCCACCACGGCCTTGTAGGCTTCCAGCGCCAGCACCGGATAGCCGCCGCCCACTACCTTGGGCACACCAAAGTCCGTCACCACCAGCGTAAACACCAGGCATGCCGCGCCAAACAGGCCGTGCCGCGCGCCCGGCAGCGTCACCGTGAGGAAGGTGCGCCAGGCGCAGGCCCCCATGGCGCGCGCGGCCTCGTACAGGCGCGCGTCAGCCAGCGAGAGCGCGGCCATCAGCACCATCAGCGCATGGGGAAACGTGTAGAAGGCCTCGCCCAGCACGATGCCCCAGAAGCCATAGATGCCGCCCGCGCCGAATACGCCCTTGAAGACGCCCTGGTTGCCGAACAGGTAAACCAGCGCGATGCCCGGCAGCAGCGAAGGGGCAAACAACGGCAGCAGCGCAATGCCCCGCCAGAGCGGCTTGAGCGCGATGCGGGAGCGTTGCAGCGCGTAGGCAAAGCCAAAGGCCAGCGGCACCACCAGCGCGGCCACGGTCAGCGAGACGGCCACGCTGCGGCCCAGCAGCGGCAGGAAATTCGGGTTGGCGACCAGTTCGGCCACGCGCGCGGGCAAGGCCCAGCGCCCGGCGTCATCGAACCACGCCTGGCCAAACAGCGCCAGCAGCGGCAGCACCAGCGCCACGGCAAGCCCGGCAAGCCAGAGCCACTTCATCGCGGCGGGCGCGGCATGCGCGATGCGGTCCGCCGCGCCGCCGGTGCCGCGCCCGCAACTGACAGCGGCTTCGCTTTCGGCCTTCGCCCCGGCCACGGGCCATGCGCGCGTCATGCGAACACCTGCAGCGCCTGGCTGGGCAGTGACACCCAGAACTTGTGGCTGCCCGGCGCCGGCAGCAGATGGCGCTCCTCGCGCAGCACGTCGGCAAACAGCGTGTGGCCCGGCAGGCGGTCAGCCTCCAGCATCAGGCGGTAGCGGCTGCCCAGATAGGTCTGGTCGACAATGCGCGCCAGCAGGCGGTTAGGCTCGCCCTCAACCGGGTGCAGCCGGATGGCCTCCGGGCGGCAGCATAGCCGGGCTGCGCCATCAGCCACCTCGCTGGCACGGGCCGGGGATACGGCCAGGTCGAGTTCGCCCACGCTGAAGGTATCGCGCCCGCTGAGCCGGCCATCCAGCCAGTTGGCCTGGCCGATGAATTCGGCCACGAAGGCCGAGGCCGGGCGCTCGTAGATCTCGCCGGGCGTGCCGACCTGGGCGATGCGCCCGCCCTCCATCACGGCGATGCGGTCCGCCATCGCCATGGCCTCATCCTGGTCGTGCGTGACCATGACGGTGGTGACGTTCAAGCGCCGCTGCAACTGGCGCAACTCCAGCCTCAGATGCTCGCGCACCCGCGCATCGAGTGCCGACATCGGCTCATCGAGCAGCAGCAGCGACGGCGCCGGCGCCAGCGCGCGCGCCAGTGCCACGCGCTGCTGCTGGCCGCCCGAGAGCTGCCCGGGGAACTTGCGCTCGCTGCCGGCCAGGCCTACCAGCGACAGCATTTCCGCGACGCGGGCCTCGCGATGCGCACGTCCCATGCCGCGGCCCTGCAAGCCGTAGGCCACATTCCGGGCCACCGAGAGATTGGGAAACAGCGCATAAGACTGGAACAGGATGCCGTAGTCGCGCGCCTGCGGCGGCAAGCC
Proteins encoded:
- a CDS encoding PadR family transcriptional regulator, translating into MKRQFLGLLARIYVLQFAVEVPATVAMLAEMLMEYGFQVDIGTVRPLLRALQMEGYMESVLRDGIGRVYLITERGREELRSSRSHVDDLYRRLHSRSDPSEASHS
- a CDS encoding putative 2-aminoethylphosphonate ABC transporter substrate-binding protein codes for the protein MTHLFRTATAVAAFALLAGAAHANTVLTVYTALEADQIAAYKAAFEKANPDIEIKWVRDSTGIVTAKLLAEKAAPRADAVWGLAGSSLAILDKEGMLQPYAPKNLAAVDAQYRSAANPPAWVGMDVWGAAICFNTIEAQKQGLPKPTSWADLTKPVYAGKIVMPHPASSGTGYLDVSAWLQMMGEQKGWSYMDALHKNIGLYTHSGSKPCKMAAQGEFPIGIAFEYRAMKSKKEGAPIDIVLPSEGLGWDIEATAIIKGTKNPDAARKLADFSASSDAMALYEKNFAVLAIPGIAKPDPLLPADYEKRLIKNDFTWASANRDRILAEWSKRYEGKAEKK
- a CDS encoding putative 2-aminoethylphosphonate ABC transporter permease subunit, which gives rise to MTRAWPVAGAKAESEAAVSCGRGTGGAADRIAHAAPAAMKWLWLAGLAVALVLPLLALFGQAWFDDAGRWALPARVAELVANPNFLPLLGRSVAVSLTVAALVVPLAFGFAYALQRSRIALKPLWRGIALLPLFAPSLLPGIALVYLFGNQGVFKGVFGAGGIYGFWGIVLGEAFYTFPHALMVLMAALSLADARLYEAARAMGACAWRTFLTVTLPGARHGLFGAACLVFTLVVTDFGVPKVVGGGYPVLALEAYKAVVGQQQFARGALIGMLLLLPALLTFGVDIAMQRRQRAQMSSRAQVYVPSRDGLRDTCCTLVVMVIGAALLTMLAAAVGASLVKLWPYNLQLTLAHYDFDNMDGGGWLAYRNSLRLAALSALAGTLAIFFGAWLTERTRGPAWLHGVLRAGFVLPMAVPGLVLGLGYVFFFNAPSNPLHALYGTMTLLVICNVAHFYTTGHLTAAAALRQLDAEFEAAALSLGVAPLITCWRVTVPICLPALIDIFRYLFVSAMTTVSAVIFLYSPDTVLAAISVLNMDDAGDTAPAAAMSTLILLTSALACLLLMGAARGWLRRTQAWRAPAP
- a CDS encoding putative 2-aminoethylphosphonate ABC transporter ATP-binding protein produces the protein MQAGESAPGRAFLAVEQVGKRFGGAGGFQALDGVSLSVAQGELLCLLGPSGCGKTTLLRIIAGLEREDTGRIHAGGRELTGLPPQARDYGILFQSYALFPNLSVARNVAYGLQGRGMGRAHREARVAEMLSLVGLAGSERKFPGQLSGGQQQRVALARALAPAPSLLLLDEPMSALDARVREHLRLELRQLQRRLNVTTVMVTHDQDEAMAMADRIAVMEGGRIAQVGTPGEIYERPASAFVAEFIGQANWLDGRLSGRDTFSVGELDLAVSPARASEVADGAARLCCRPEAIRLHPVEGEPNRLLARIVDQTYLGSRYRLMLEADRLPGHTLFADVLREERHLLPAPGSHKFWVSLPSQALQVFA